The genomic stretch GCGCGCCGTGATGGCTATTGTGAAGGCCGACGCGTATGGGCACGGGCTGCCTGAAATTTCGCTCGCCTTGGGCCGCGCCGGCGTGGACTGGTTCGGCGTTACCTCAGCCGACGAAGGCGCGCAATTGCGCCACCTGGGGCTTACTCAGCCAATCCTGCTGCTGACCGGTTTCTGGACCGGTGAGCAGAGCGCCATCACCGACTACGACCTTATTCCGGCCATCTACACCGAAGATCAGCTCGAAACCATCGAGGCCTGGGGCGCGCGGACTCAGAAGAAAATCAGTTTCCATTTGAAGGTCAACACCGGCTTGGGCATGCTGGGTCTGCACTGGCAGGAGGTGGAGCCATTCCTCGACCGCTACCGGCGCATGTTGCATGTGGAATTGGATGGATTGTTCGAGCAATTCGCCGCCGCCGAGGACTTCACGACGCGCATGACCGAGGAGCAGATGCAGCGGTTTGCCTCCGTGGAGAAGGCGCTGGCGCGCGCGGGCATCACTCCGCGCTTCTGCCATCAGGCCAACAGTTCGGCCATCGTCAGCCGGCCCGAGTCGTGGGGCAATCTGGTCCGGCCGGGGCTGCTGCTTTACGGCTATCACGCGCCCGTGAAGCTGCCGCCAGCCGCGCCGGAGCAAGTCGTGCCGGAAAACATTTGCCAGTCGCTGCCGGTGAAAGAAATTATGACCTTCCAAACCAAGGTCATCGCGGTGAAGGAGCGTCCGGCGGGAACTCCGTTGGGTTACGAGGGAAGCTATGTTACGCCGCGCTTCTCGCGTATCGCCACGCTGCCAGCGGGCTATGCGGACGGCATGAACCGGCGCTTGTCGGGTCGGGGCAAGGTTTTGATCGGCGGCCAGTTTGCTCCCATCGTGGGCAACATCAGCATGGATTTGACGCTGGTGGACGTAACCGAAATTCCCCATCTGAATGTCGGCGATGACGCCATTCTCATTGGGCGGCAGGGCGACAAAATGCTGACCGCTATCGACCATGCTCGCGATGCCGGAACGATTCCTTACGAGATTCTCTGCGGCATCGGTCACCGTGTGCCGCGGCGGTATCAATCTTCCTAAGTTCGGCTGCATAGTCTTGGCTTCCTAAGCCGGGTCGCCCGCTTCACCCGAGCACGTGCTGAACTATGGGTTTGCAGGCGGGGTTTCCACGCAGGGTTTTCGCGCAAGAAAAATCCAGCGGTTACGGGTGCGCGAGGCGAAGGTTTGTATGTTACACTCTGCCCGGGGATACTTCCCGTGCTGGGCTGACGGATGGAGTTGATGTGCAATTATAAGACTAAGAACGAAGTTTCCGATGAGCGCAGGTGAGACTGAAAGACTAATGCACGCGTCCTGCTGACTGATCTAGCCCATCCTACGTGGCGGCAACGGCGAATTCCCCGGTAGTTAAAGTGAAAGGGGGATACGTCTGTGCTCGACTGGTTGATCATCCGCACCATATTCATCTCAATTCTTGCCGTTTCGTCTTATTATCTACAACCATTTAATCTGTCTCAGTCGATGGCGGGACTGACTGGCTCCCTCCTGGGCGCATCGGTCCTGGTCTTTGAGATGCGGCTAAACCAGGTCAGCCTGAAACGGCTGATCGGCGCGGCGGCCGGGTCGATCATGGGCATCATCGGGGCCTACATGATGGACCTGGTGCTAAATCTTTCCACCATCCCACGCAACACGCTTTCTTTCCTGCAGATCGCCACACTGCTGCTCATGACCTACATCGGCCTGGTGGTGGGCGCGGCCAAGGGCGATATGCTGAACCTGTCCGCGCTGGGCGGCCTGTTTGGCTCGGAGAAGCAGGACAAAAAGTCCTACAAGATTCTCGACACCAGCGTCATCATCGACGGACGCATCGCGGATATCTGCGAGTCCGGGTTCATGGATGGCGTGCTGGTCATTCCCAAATTTGTCTTGCGCGAGTTGCAGCAGGTAGCCGATTCCTCCGACAGCATGAAACGCAATCGCGGCCGGCGCGGCTTGGATATTTTGCAAAAAATGCAGAAGATGGCCCACCTGAACTTACAGCTCGTGGACGATGATTTCCCCACCGTGCGTGAAGTGGACCTGAAGCTGATCGAGTTGGCCAAGGTTTATGAGGGCAAGATTGTCACCAACGATTTCAACCTGAATAAGGTCGCGCAGTTGCAAGGCGTGGCCGTGCTGAATATCAACGAGCTGGCTAACACGCTGAAGCCCATCGTATTGCCCGGCGAGATCATGCATGTCTTCATCCTGAAGGAAGGCAAGATGTACAACCAGGGTGTGGCCT from Acidobacteriota bacterium encodes the following:
- the alr gene encoding alanine racemase, producing MSTRPTWADISIPQLLENFRIIRDHVGRERAVMAIVKADAYGHGLPEISLALGRAGVDWFGVTSADEGAQLRHLGLTQPILLLTGFWTGEQSAITDYDLIPAIYTEDQLETIEAWGARTQKKISFHLKVNTGLGMLGLHWQEVEPFLDRYRRMLHVELDGLFEQFAAAEDFTTRMTEEQMQRFASVEKALARAGITPRFCHQANSSAIVSRPESWGNLVRPGLLLYGYHAPVKLPPAAPEQVVPENICQSLPVKEIMTFQTKVIAVKERPAGTPLGYEGSYVTPRFSRIATLPAGYADGMNRRLSGRGKVLIGGQFAPIVGNISMDLTLVDVTEIPHLNVGDDAILIGRQGDKMLTAIDHARDAGTIPYEILCGIGHRVPRRYQSS